TGGGCTTTCTCCGAGGCCTCTTTCTCCTTGAGTTCGGCTATTTCCCTGTCGAGGAACTGTACCTTCTCCTCGTCATTCTCTCGCTTGATGGCTTCGCGTTCGATCTCAAGTTGCTTGATCCTGCGCGAGATCTCGTCCAGCTCCTCCGGCAGCGAATCCACTTCCATACGCAGACGAGCCGCAGCCTCATCCATCAGGTCGATGGCCTTGTCGGGCAGGAACCGCTCCGTAATGTAGCGGTGCGACAACTTCACGGCCGCAATGATGGCATCATCCTTGATCCGCACTTTGTGGTGATTCTCGTATTTCTCCTTCAAACCCCGGAGGATGGAGATGGAGCTTAGCTCGTCCGGCTCGTCCACCATCACCATCTGGAAGCGTCGTTCCAGAGCCTTGTCCTTCTCGAAGTATTTGCGGTATTCGTCCAGCGTGGTGGCACCGATGGCACGGAGTTCGCCCCGAGCCAGGGCCGGCTTCAGTATATTGGCAGCGTCCATCGCACCTTCGCTCTTGCCGGCTCCGACAAGGGTGTGGATCTCATCTATGAAAAGGATGATTTCCCCCTCGGCACCAGTCACTTCGTTTACCACGGCTTTCAGCCTTTCCTCGAATTCACCTTTGTATTTGGCTCCGGCGATCAAGGCACCCATGTCGAGAGAGAATATCTGCTTGTTGCGCAGATTCTCCGGCACGTCGCCACGCACGATCCTGTAAGCCAAGCCCTCGGCTATGGCCGTCTTGCCCACCCCCGGCTCACCGATAAGGATAGGATTGTTCTTGGTGCGTCGAGAGAGAATTTGCAGCACTCGCCTGATCTCGTCATCGCGACCGATCACGGGATCCAACTTGCCATCGCGAGCACGCTGACAGAGATTGACGGCATATTTCTCCAGTGCATTGTACTGTTCCTCCGCACTCTGACTGGTCACGTTGCGCCCCTTCCGAAGCTCTTCGATGGCCGACTGCAGAAGCTGTTCGGTGGCTCCGGCATCCTTGAGCAGAGTGGACGCCTCGCATCGCGTAGTCAGAATAGCTAGCACGATGTGCTCCAAAGAGACGTATTTGTCCTTCATCCGGTGCGCTGCGTCCTCTGCTACCTGTAGCACCTGGTTGGTCTCATGCGACAGATAGGGTTCGCCACCCGATACATGGGGCAGTTTCTCTATCAGTTTGTCCACAGCCGTGGCAATACTGCCCTTGTTCAGCCCCATCTTGGCAAAAAGGAAATCGGTCAGGCTTTCGCCCTGATCCATAACGGCCTTGAGCAGGTGCTGCGGTTCGATGGCCTGCTGTCCGTGCCGACGGGTCAGCTCCACAGCCTGCTGTAGAGCCTCCTGCGATTTGATTGTGTAGTTGTTAATGTTCATTGCTGTGTTTGTTGTTACCAGACAAAATCCAACATCCATGCCAACGCCTAAAGACTGACATTTTGTCCTTTTTTACGTTTTCCCCCTCCTACCGTTTATATCCAAAGCAAGGATTATTCATTATAACACATGGTATAAGAAAGAAAGTAAAGGTTCCATACAGCTTATATGACCTAATCGAATACCTTTGTCCGTGGAAAATCAAAAAATACCCTACTATGAAACTCAGAACATTAGTATTCGTGATCGTGGCTGCACTGGCAGTAGCGTTTAGCGCAGAAGCACAGAAGAAGACGGCGAAAAAACCGCTTATCGTCTATTACTCTCACAGTGGAAATACCCAAGCAGTGGCCGAACACATCCAAAAGGCTACCGGAGGCACACTCTTCCGCATAGAACCGGAGCAAGCCTACCCCGAAGACTACAAAGCCCTCGTCCAACAAGCCAAAGAGGAGCTGAAGAAAGGCTTTCGTCCCAAACTCAAAAAGTCCGTCAAGAACATAGCCGACTACGACGTTGTCTACATAGGTTCGCCCAACTGGATCCACACCTTGGCTCCTGCCGTAATGAGCTTTCTGGAGCAGCACAACCTCAAAGGCAAGACCATCATCCCCTTTGTCACACACGGCGGTGGTGGCATGGGCAAGTGTTTGGACGAAATGAAGCGACTGGCACCTCAAGCGACAGTCCTTGACGGCATCGTTATCGACGGCAAGAAAGCCAAAGAATCGGCCGAAGAAGTCCGCAACAGCCTGAAAGCGATGGGACAAATCAAATAACGACAACTGTCCCTACTTCAGACCACTGAGGAATGATAGAGGCAAGCTTTCCCCTACAAATCAAACACAAGCCCCCCACCCTCCTCGGTTCTTTTCCCCCACAAAAAGAGGCGCCATCGACGCCTCTCTTTTATACCCAATAACCACCAAATACGCACCAAAAAACTTTTCAACAACGAAGACAAGTTTGGAATCATTCTAAATAAACGACTGAAAAGAACTCCATTTTGACACTCAACAGATAAGCAAGCAAATATTTTCAGTCCGAAATCCGCTTTTCAGCAACCCATTCAACGATCTATATATAAAACATTTTCAATTTATATATAGATTGTTTTCGATTTATATACAAATCGTTTTCAATAAATATATAAATCAAAACTCGTTTATATATAAATCGCTCTCACAAAAAGGCCATCTGTGATATAAATAAGGCGTCCGCCATGTCGCTGTCGAACATGGCGGACGCCTTAACATATTTAGAGGGTTATCCCTCTACTACTCTCTTTTACACATCATCCACACGCCAATCCATTCTCCATGTACCATAACCTCACAATAAAAAACAGCCCACCGAACGAGCCAAACAGATCAGCATCACAAACAAGACGATCACACATACACTTCATCTATTTATCATTGATTCAT
This genomic stretch from Porphyromonas gingivalis ATCC 33277 harbors:
- the clpB gene encoding ATP-dependent chaperone ClpB encodes the protein MNINNYTIKSQEALQQAVELTRRHGQQAIEPQHLLKAVMDQGESLTDFLFAKMGLNKGSIATAVDKLIEKLPHVSGGEPYLSHETNQVLQVAEDAAHRMKDKYVSLEHIVLAILTTRCEASTLLKDAGATEQLLQSAIEELRKGRNVTSQSAEEQYNALEKYAVNLCQRARDGKLDPVIGRDDEIRRVLQILSRRTKNNPILIGEPGVGKTAIAEGLAYRIVRGDVPENLRNKQIFSLDMGALIAGAKYKGEFEERLKAVVNEVTGAEGEIILFIDEIHTLVGAGKSEGAMDAANILKPALARGELRAIGATTLDEYRKYFEKDKALERRFQMVMVDEPDELSSISILRGLKEKYENHHKVRIKDDAIIAAVKLSHRYITERFLPDKAIDLMDEAAARLRMEVDSLPEELDEISRRIKQLEIEREAIKRENDEEKVQFLDREIAELKEKEASEKAQWQNEKDRINQIQQLKIDIEELKFQADRAEREGDYGRVAEIRYGLIKQKETEIDTIQQQLHELQRGGSMIKEEVEADDIADIVSRWTGIPVSRMLQSERDKLLHLEDELHKRVIGQDEAIRAVADAVRRSRAGLQDPKRPIGSFIFLGTTGVGKTELARALAELLFDDESMLTRIDMSEYQEKFSATRLIGAPPGYVGYDEGGQLTEAIRRKPYSVVLFDEIEKAHPDVFNVLLQVLDDGRLTDNKGHVVNFKNTLIIMTSNLGSDIIRERMQNLTAENRRSLTARTADEVMQLLKHTIRPEFLNRIDETIVFTPLTEKEIYEIVRLQLDGIVRQLADNDVVLHYTEAVVTFAAREGYDPQFGARPVKRVLQRFVLNELSKALLADTVDSTRPVLIDCIDGSIVFRNE
- a CDS encoding flavodoxin, with translation MKLRTLVFVIVAALAVAFSAEAQKKTAKKPLIVYYSHSGNTQAVAEHIQKATGGTLFRIEPEQAYPEDYKALVQQAKEELKKGFRPKLKKSVKNIADYDVVYIGSPNWIHTLAPAVMSFLEQHNLKGKTIIPFVTHGGGGMGKCLDEMKRLAPQATVLDGIVIDGKKAKESAEEVRNSLKAMGQIK